The following nucleotide sequence is from Sphingomonas swuensis.
CCGCCGCGGCCGGCATCGAAAACCGGGAAAGTATTGGGATTGAACAGTTCGGCCGGGTCGGCGCTGGTCCCGGCGGTGAAGAGCGGCGGATGCTCGAGCAGCCAGACACGCTCGGCAGCCTCGCCCTGCTGCACCGCGGCGGCGCGCGTGTCCATGTCGGCCAGCGCGGGGGCGTAGGGTACCAATCCCTCGTCCACCCGCCACTCGACGCCTTCGATCGTCTTCATCGCTCTTCCTTGGCCTGCCGATTGGCAAAGGGGCAAGGGGGCGTCTAAGCGTCACCTCAAGCGAAGTGGAGTGGGCAAGGCATGCGGCTTTCGATCGGACAGGCATTCAGCGAGACCCGTGGCGTGCTTACCCGCGACGGCGGCCTGATCACGACCGTGGCGCTTGCGCTGATGGTCGTCCCGGGCGTGCTCGCCGCGCTGGTCGAACCACCGGCGACCGGCGGAAGCGAGCCTGGCTCGGCCCTCGGATTGCTCTCGCTGATTGCCGGCCTGATCGGCTTTGCCGGTCAGATCGCCATCTGCCGCATCGCCGTCGGCCCCTCGCTGACGGTGCGCGAGGCAATCGCCACCGGCTTTGGACGTCTCCCGGCCTTCTTCGTCTCGCTACTTCTCTGGCTGATGCCGATCGTCATCCTGATGGGGGTGGCGATGGTCGGCGCCGGATTCGATCCGCAGAACCCGGCCGCCAGCACGCCCGAGCCGAACCTGGCCATATCGCTGTTCGTCATGGCCCTGCTCGTCGTGCTGTTTGTCGTCTCGGTGCGGATGAGCTTCGGCTCGGCACTTGCCGCCGACACGCGCCTCGGGCCGCTCGCGATCATCAAGCGCAGCTGGCAACTCACCCGCGGTCACTGGTTCAAGCTGTTCGGCCTCGTGGTGATCGCCGCCATCCTGCTATTCGTCGTCGTCATCGGGCTCGGAAGTGCGATCGCCTCGGTCGTCATCCTTCTACTCGGCCAGCCCGAAGCGATGAGCGTCAGCCTGCTGATCATCGCTTTGTCTCAGCAGCTGCTGAGCGCAGTGGTCCTCGTGCTTCTCGCGATCGTGCTGGCGCGTTGCTACGTGCAGATCGCGAAAGTCGGTGCGGTGGACGCCAGCGTCCCCGACGCCGGGCACCGCTAGGCGCGACTCACTTCCATCGCGCGAGCGGCGGAAGGCTCATCAGGATCGCATCGACGTTGCCGCCGGTCTTCAGCCCGAACAACGTGCCCCGGTCGTAGAGCAGGTTGAATTCGACGTATCGCCCGCGAAACTCGAGCAGCTTCTCCATCTCCGCCTCGCTCCACGACAGTCCCATCCGCCGCCGGACGATCGGCGGGAAGGCCGCAAGGAACGCCTCGCCGACGGCGCGGGTGAAGGCGAAATCCTCCTCGAAGCCGCCATCCAGCCGGTCGTAGAAGATGCCGCCGACCCCGCGGTGCACTCCGCGGTGGGGCAGGTAGAAATAGTCGTCGCACCACTTGGAGAAGCGCTCGTAATAGTCTGCGCCGTGGGCATCGCACGCCTCCTTCAGGGTCGCGTGGAAGAAGTCGCGGTCCTTTTCGTCGGGAAGCGCCGGATTTAGGTCCGCGCCGCCGCCGAACCAGCGCTTCGCGGTGCACAGGAAGCGGGTGTTCATGTGCACGGCGGGGACGTGCGGGTTGGCCATGTGCGCGACGAGGCTGATCCCGGTGGCGAAGAAGCGGTTGCCGCTTTCCTCGGCGCCCGGGATGGTCTTGGCGAATTCGGGAGCGAAGGTCCCGCCGACGGTCGAGACGTTGACCCCGACCTTCTCGAACACCTTGCCGGCCATCTGCCCGCGAACGCCGCCGCCGCCCGGCTCGCCGCTGGGATCCTCGCGGTCCCACGGGAGGAAGTCGAAGCGCGCGTCCGATCCCGCCTCGCGCTCGATCGCCTCGAACTCGGCGCAGATCCGGTCGCGAAGCGCCTCAAACCAGCTGCGGGCGCGTGTCTGTTGCTCGTCCAGTGCTTGCATGGGGCGGGACCGTTACCGGCTCGGAGGCGGCGGCGCCATGAGACATTCTGTCCAACCGTGTCGCGCGCGCAATCGTTTCAGCCTTGAGGAGCGATGAACGGCTCGCTATCAGGCCCGCGAACTCCCGCGGTCCTCATCGGCCGCGGCTTTTGTCATAGGCCCGTCCCTCTTTCCTGCAGGGGCGTCACGAGAAGCGATCGAAGGACCCTGATGG
It contains:
- the hemF gene encoding oxygen-dependent coproporphyrinogen oxidase, with translation MQALDEQQTRARSWFEALRDRICAEFEAIEREAGSDARFDFLPWDREDPSGEPGGGGVRGQMAGKVFEKVGVNVSTVGGTFAPEFAKTIPGAEESGNRFFATGISLVAHMANPHVPAVHMNTRFLCTAKRWFGGGADLNPALPDEKDRDFFHATLKEACDAHGADYYERFSKWCDDYFYLPHRGVHRGVGGIFYDRLDGGFEEDFAFTRAVGEAFLAAFPPIVRRRMGLSWSEAEMEKLLEFRGRYVEFNLLYDRGTLFGLKTGGNVDAILMSLPPLARWK